GCGGCGCTCTTTGGCCACCTGCAAACCTTGGCGTACGCCCAGGCCGAGTAACCCGGCGGCGACGCCGATCAACAGGATGACCACCAGCATTTCCAGCAAGGTGAAGCCGCGCTGGCTCATGCGCCGGTTATTCCCAATTGCCCAGGTCGGCGCTGTAGCCATCGCCGCCCGGTTGGCCGTCCTGGCCGTAGAAAATCAAGTCAAAGGCGCCGTGTTCTCCTGGGTAGCGGTAGCCGAACGCGTGGCCGAACGGGTCTTTGAGGTCCGAGGGTTTGGCATACGGGCCGGCCCAGCTGGACGCGTTGGCGGGCTTGTGCACCAGTTGCCGCAGGCTGTTGGGCGGCGCGCCGACGTCGAGCGCATAGCTGTCGATTTTCATGCTCAGGCCGGCCAGCTGCGCCTTGCCTGCGCCGTATTTGCCCTTGTCCACATTGCCGCCGACCTGGCGCACCACGATGGTTGCGACAATGCCCAGCAGCACGATCACCGCGAGCATTTCCAGAAGGGTGAAACCGCGTTGGCGTCGTGCTGATCGGCAATTAAAGCGTCTCATCTGTGTGGCTCCTTGAAGGTTCATATATTGCTGGTCAGGCTCATCAGCGGCAGCATGATCGCCAGCATGATCACCGCCACCAGCACGGCCATGACCACAGTCAGGGACGGCACCAGCGCGGCGAGCAGGCGCTCGATGCCGCGCTTGGCTTCGACGTCGAACACGTCGGCGACCTTGAGCAGCATGCTGTCGAGTTCACCGGCCTGTTCGCCGACTTCAATCATTTGCAGGGCCAAATCAGGCAGCAGCGGTTGCGCGCCAAACGCGCTGGCGAGGGTGCCGCCGCCTTTGACTGCCTCCGCCGCGTCCGCCACTTGGGCTTGCAGCGCGCGTTTGGTGCAGACCTGGCGGGCGATGACCAGCGCTGGCAGGAGTGCCACGCCGTTGCTGAGCAAGGTGCCGAGGGTGCGCGTCAGGCGCGCCGCTTCAACGCGCTGCAGCAGCGGGCCGATCACGCGAATGCCGAGCAGGCGGCGGTCATATCGCTGCCGACGCAGCGGGTCGCGCAGGCGCACCGCCGCCATCCAGCTGGCTGCGATCATTACGGCCAACACCACCAGCCCATAGGCGCCGAGGAACTGGCCCAGTGCGAGAATCACTTCGGTGATCAGCGGGATCGGTACGCCCAAGTCCTGGAAAATCGGCACGAATTGCGGCACCACGTACGCGAGCAACAGCGCCAACGAGAGGAGTACGCCAACCACCAGAAACGCCGGGTAGATCAGTGCATTGATCACTTCACCGCGCAGTAATTGGCTGCGTTCCAGGTAGTCGCTGAGTTGGCGCAACGTGCTTTCCAGGGCGCCACCGGCCTCACCGGCGCGCACCATGCTCAGGTACAGCGGCGAGAAGTTGTCGCCCTCCTCCTCCAGTGCGGCGGATAACGGCTTGCCTGCCTTGACGTGGTCGCGGATGCGCTCGATCAGCGCCCGCACCTGTGGCTGGCCGGGCTGCTTGAGCAGCAGGCCCAGCGCGCGCTCCAGCGGCTGACCGGCGCCCAGCAGAGTGGCCAACTGCTGGGTAAAACTCACCAGCGCCGCGCCCTTCAACTGCCCGCGCGCGTTGCGCAACAAAGGGCTGGCCGCCGTATCGATGTGCAACAGCAGCCAGCCGCGTTGCTGCAGCGCGGCAATGGCGGCGGCCTGGTCCTGGGCTTGCAGCGTGCCGTTGTGGGCCACGCCCTGGCTGTCCAGCGCGCGATACTTGAACAGGCTCACGCGCCGTCTCCACGGGTGACGCGCAGCACTTCTTCCAATGAGGTGACGCCCGCCAGCGCCTGGCGCAAACCCTCTTCATGCAGGGTGCGCAAACCGGCGCGGCGCGCGGCCTGTTCCAACGTGGCAGCGTCGGCGTGGCGCATCAGCAGGCTGCGCAGTTCGTCGTTCATCACCAGTAGTTCGGTGATTGCACTGCGGCCGTGGTAACTGCCGGTGTAGAGCATGATCGGGCGCTGGTCGGTCAAGCGATCCAGGCCATGTTCCTCGATCAACTCCGCTGGCGCTGCAAACGCCACGCGCGTCGCCGGGTCCAGGCGCCGCACCAGGCGCTGGGCGAGAATGCCGCTGACCGTCGAGGCGATCAGGTAGCTTTCCACGCCCATGTCCAGCAGCCGCGTGATGCTGGCGGCGGCGCTGTTGGTGTGCA
The sequence above is a segment of the Pseudomonas sp. R76 genome. Coding sequences within it:
- the gspG gene encoding type II secretion system major pseudopilin GspG, with product MRRFNCRSARRQRGFTLLEMLAVIVLLGIVATIVVRQVGGNVDKGKYGAGKAQLAGLSMKIDSYALDVGAPPNSLRQLVHKPANASSWAGPYAKPSDLKDPFGHAFGYRYPGEHGAFDLIFYGQDGQPGGDGYSADLGNWE
- the gspF gene encoding type II secretion system inner membrane protein GspF, whose product is MSLFKYRALDSQGVAHNGTLQAQDQAAAIAALQQRGWLLLHIDTAASPLLRNARGQLKGAALVSFTQQLATLLGAGQPLERALGLLLKQPGQPQVRALIERIRDHVKAGKPLSAALEEEGDNFSPLYLSMVRAGEAGGALESTLRQLSDYLERSQLLRGEVINALIYPAFLVVGVLLSLALLLAYVVPQFVPIFQDLGVPIPLITEVILALGQFLGAYGLVVLAVMIAASWMAAVRLRDPLRRQRYDRRLLGIRVIGPLLQRVEAARLTRTLGTLLSNGVALLPALVIARQVCTKRALQAQVADAAEAVKGGGTLASAFGAQPLLPDLALQMIEVGEQAGELDSMLLKVADVFDVEAKRGIERLLAALVPSLTVVMAVLVAVIMLAIMLPLMSLTSNI